The Mytilus edulis chromosome 5, xbMytEdul2.2, whole genome shotgun sequence genomic interval AATTTGGTGCGTTTTGCatttaaatttaagaattttttgttttatctttttcttaaattgttgtatcttttgtcttttatttatttatatataaaatttgaaatcatttattcattaaactgttcacttcaagatttcaatattgtataaatCAATCTGACAGCCAAGATTCGCTGTACCAATCGACAAATTAAGgcaatatatattcaatattccATTGACAAACAGGAGTTAATTGAATAATAGTTCAGTTAATTtacatttactttttttcataccTGAAAGTACATCTGacttatataattatgtaaacgtaaacaaaaacataataaaaatgaaatgaaaacattcgttttaacaatttttatcaattttctatttcAGTCACGATATCCATTtgtaaatttgatgaaaatttgttaaaagcgtcatctgttacaaaaataaaattccttgaCATCATTATTGACTTAAGgaggttcgctactcagtttcaaaataagaaGTTTTTTATAACACTAGAATATATTGATAGGAGATAAattgaggaataaaaaaaaagcaaaaaaaatataggggccaatgtgcttgttttcgaaatataagccattggaattttggcgggaaaatgttctctcttgatttttcatagctttatcattgaacagttaaacttttcaaaaactATTAAGAAATAAATAAGATTGTATAAGatttttacaaatggcttataaatatacatgtaaaagatttataaaaagaaaaatgggggttcatgggcaTTTTTTCAAGGCATTAAAATGGAAAAAACCAGAAGATTTCGAAAATCtgccaaaaattccaaaacatgacaagcaaacattcttaaaaaaaaattagcgtTACCacttttcttgcaccagatgagcatttcgacaatacatgtctcttctcTTAAGTATGCTTGTTTGGTTTGATCATACTCCATCTTTCTATCATATATTTTAGATACTAAAGTGCAATGATACCAATgactcaaaatttcaataaaacgcATGACCCTCCATTCATAACGatacatatttcaataaaaaaatctggTGCATgtcttaaaataacaaaatttgtcTCTGGTTCGTTGACTAATTGGGTCTCAGTGGCCTTGAGGCTAAGTAGTCAAACTTTAGGATTGTGAATTCCTATTCCGCTAGCGGCAAATGCTTTTGACTACCTTCTTAATTTACTCTGATTTGTATTTATGCTTTCCAACCGAAGGTCGATGTTTCTCTATGAGCATTTCGGCTTTCTCCACAACAAAACCGCAACAAaataccgaagtgttgactacagggcaggtgataccttcggggacgaaacgtccaccagcagtggcagtgtcccagtggtgtaaatagttatcaaaggtaccaggattataatttataatattatataatttatagttatatattatataatttataattataaacaatacCGTGATATAATTCTTTAGATATCTATACCTATATGACCTGGACCGTCATTTTGAACATGCGTGAGAGCATATGTGAAACGGATCAATATTGGTCTCCGAATTGAGATATATTCTCAAAAAAATTCGATTGAACAAAGATTGTTCCCAAAGACAAATTTAGGATGTAAGAATCACTACCTTTATATGTCATTTCACAAATGTTTTCGACTTTGTATGATTTCAGAGGATTTACGGCTGAATGAAATCAGTctcttcctttagtagtatagataaaCGGACAAGTGTGTACCAATGTGTCCCTTTTGAAAAATGAACTGCTCATCATTTCATGAAGCCTTAGATAAACCTGTATTTTGGAAAGGTTTGCTAAACTTCATTCTAATTGCtgtacattattttgttaaatattttggtgtttttttttaggggggagtCTTTTCGTTcgttgtttgtttgggtttttctTATGATTGGACCAAGGTGGCCATTTGGTATAAGTAATTCAACTAATATATCACTAGTATTTTAactctgaggttgtgagttttAACCCCGCACATGGTAGGTGAATTCTATCAAATGTATGTTGTTCTCTACGAGCATTGCAGCTTTTTCAAACATAATAAGCAGACCGGAATAGCCAATAGGGCTGAAAGTGGCTATAAACACAAGTTAAGCAATTCTTCTATTCTTATGCAAATGATGTTTCTTTCTGCTGCActctaatttttttatatttttacccattattgattttttttacaaacattgTTGTCGGTACGATGCAATTTCATGCCAATGACAAGTGAGAGGCTGAGCTAGCAATAAATCATGTAcaatctttaattttctatgtaaggacatgcctgtaccaagccagaaACATTCCTGGGTACTTTTTTGGTTTCATTTTTTCTTCaacttaattttgtttattttctgctTTGTTTTGAAGGcaataaaatcaaatatcaatatttgatgcgactgtcatacaagtgagaggtttagctagctataagaccatgttcaatccaccatttgttACATAGGAAAATGTCtttaccaagacaggaatatgactattgttatccattcgtttgacgtgtttgatcttttgattttgccatttgattagataCTTTCAGTTTCAACTTTCTCGGAATTTaggtggtgttttttttttagttattactTGATtaatcattttcttttcttaaaaatagAGATGAGATTATAACTTTCAATGCGACAAAGTATAAATAGAGATGAGATTATAACTTTCAATGAGACAAAGTATCACCCGATGCTGGTCAGTGTGAGAGTAGACCTGTGTTgaagccgtacattgacctataatgttttacttttacaaaattgtgacttagatagAAAGTTATATAggtggcactcataccacatattcttttatcTGTATACTGGTAACTGTGCGGCTAGAGCAATGAACTAAAATCTATATCAaaaaattatctataaatcagaggtgaaagataccaatggaacattcaaactcatgagtcAAAGTTTACTCACAACGCCaatgcaaacaaataaaaaatcacaaCCCGatgataagtctaattcggtagatttAGGAAAAGGGGGACAGGTTCCGGTAATTACGATTGGAACATATTCGTCGTCATCTGTGGGACAGATCTTCCATGACAGTCAACCTAGTCCagatggcgtccgttaaattttTCGAAAAGATGATTTCCACTTCCGAACTTTAAACACTTAATTTGATAGTTTCTGTGTGAgctgcaaaagagggacgaaagataccaaagggacagtcaaactcacaaatctaaaacaaactgacaacgccatggctaaaaatgaaaaagacaaacaaacaacagcacacatgacacaacatagaaaactaaagaatacacaACACGAACCCCTTCTATCAATCATCTCTTCTGTGGGATATTATGTTCTCAATCGACTCCAAATACAATGTTTTGATGTAAATCAAGAAATGAGATATgtttaactatatatttattatcCTTATCCTTTACATCTTACCGTTTGATTGAATAGATGGAAAAAACATAGTCTCCaaactttaaataatttattgagAGGACAGACACCATCAATGAAGTGAAGTTAAAGGATATAAAAAGCCTCAAAATGACACCAACCAACACAAACTTTAAAACCAACAGCACAGGTAGAATGTTTCTTTGTTAACACGTTTTTAGATCTTCATCCGTtcataaaaatcaggcaataagtAAAGCATCACAAAGAAGAAATACTGTCAATTGTtaattaacaaaaacacaaatataacTAACAACAAAAGCAAAAGACGAAAATAACAAATCTTCGAGAACTCACAGTAAATAAAAACTATTCTGAAAGTCAATTTCAACTACATGATGAAACATCCCCTCCGATAAAATATCCATCAATGCACAAAAACGGCGTCAAGACTTCATTAACAGTCTTGGATCCATACTCTTTTACACTGTCATAATATAtaaagagacaaaaaaacaataacagcATTTGTATTTTATAAGAGTATTATTTATGtagaaattaatataattttctttacagAAATGAAATCTTTTGTACTTAAAACATATACAAGATATCAAGGAAAAACAAGACTAAATTCTACAAATTCTATACTATGTTTAGTGAAATAGATCAGTGATAATAGCAGTAAAAGAGCCTGTTATTTCTGCCTCCATCATTTAATGGGTGACTTCCActgttgctgttgttgttgttattgtcCTCGTCATCTGTTTTGATGATCTCCTCACTAGCAATCATCCCTTTTATCTGTTGGCATGGTGATGATGTAAAGCGTAGCAGATAGAATGGTTTCTCTGTTGGAAGGAGAATCTTAGTGCTATAGGATCCATCAGATCTATTAAAGAATGGAATAATTAATTATGATTATATGCAATATACAGATATTGGAATGACATATGAAGAATAATTAATCACACCTCCCTCCCTCTCCTGAGACTTTTCATCTGTTATCTTCTCTAAAAAAATATTAAGCACATGATGCATTTGTGTTGATATCATACATTTGGTCATTTATAATAGTTGTATATGCATCTTGCATGTTAATTGACATTTTTATCCAACCAAAttgatttaatttcaaaatttattaccTGCAACAGTAGTTTATGAGCGTATTTTTGTCGAATTCGCCACTAGGTAGTATCCCGTCCTTATCATTGCTATTATTCTTATCTTCGTCATCCCAATAGATACTACCGGTCTGGAAACCTAACAAATAAAACGACACATCATATTCTAATAATCAACTGATCTTTAgatcttatataaagtaaccaTTGTAGTCATAtgttaaaaaattaatttaacaatAGGTTGTAGAAAAattcattgattttatatttgagtcaaataaaaaaaaaatttaccttGATGGGATATtcacattttttaattcaattacatagaatgtttcggagtttagtatttttgtgattttactttttggacaTTCAGAATAAAAATACGTTTGAATATTCTAAAACAGCTCAGTTCTTCTCTGAAATAGTTATGGTTTTTTCTCTAATTAATTacaatattgtgttatttttttttaattttggtatcTTATTGATAATTTGCAATCAAAAGAGAATATTAAAATGTTTCACATTTAAATCAAAAGATTGACTTTTGttcatttgtatacatttttacTAGGTATTCTTAAGGTTCATATATACCTGGTGGACATGATATCCCTTGTCTTAGAATACAGTAATTTCCGTTTGGCCAACTTTGAGTTCCAGAGGTTGTTTGTTGGTCTTTGGTACAATAATAAAACTTCATGTTCGATCCAAAGGTACCTGTAAGTTATTGTTTTGCTAGACATAAATTAAACATGTCACATGTTGCAGTTATTAAATGGTAATTCTCGAGTCATATTTGAAGCATTaatgtattatttcttttttgttaaatatgcatTTGAAAAGACACAACTGTTGTAAATAGGTTTTtcaatctcaatttgctgaaaatccctaAATCCCTGCATGCATGTGTATCGGGCATGAACAGACCACATTGAAAATTACGAAAATAGTTTGGAAACATggtttactgtaaattcagaaattattgcgtgcatttattattgcgattttctcattttacacttgaatgcgattctaatttttacgattttgagaaaagtcatgcttaattcagttaaaatattacaaaatgcgagttttaattattgcgtttacaactcagtcgtattattcgcaataataaaaacctcgcaatagtttcggaaacatggtttatctaagtgtaaactaagataaaaaggtctaattgaccaatccactTCATGCATTTATAAATACTAGTATACTCATCATATAACAATTATTcataaatatcttatttttaaacaCTAAAACAGTGATCTAAATGTAACTTGACaacaataaaaatttgtaatAACTAATACCGTAGAAATGATGTCCAGTTGTAAGTTCGTTTTTATTGTTGTTGTCTTCATTATCTTGTTTTCTCCATCCTTCATGCCAACCAGTAGGACATCCGGTTTTTGCTTTCACTAGTGTATAGCTTCCTGCT includes:
- the LOC139522330 gene encoding uncharacterized protein, whose protein sequence is MHFVNMLAILTTILMVSSAYAVQWPAGSYTLVKAKTGCPTGWHEGWRKQDNEDNNNKNELTTGHHFYGTFGSNMKFYYCTKDQQTTSGTQSWPNGNYCILRQGISCPPGFQTGSIYWDDEDKNNSNDKDGILPSGEFDKNTLINYCCRSDGSYSTKILLPTEKPFYLLRFTSSPCQQIKGMIASEEIIKTDDEDNNNNNSNSGSHPLNDGGRNNRLFYCYYH